The following proteins come from a genomic window of Miscanthus floridulus cultivar M001 chromosome 2, ASM1932011v1, whole genome shotgun sequence:
- the LOC136516599 gene encoding indole-3-acetaldehyde oxidase-like, translating into MQRRPEEVAAATAKAAATVVLAVNGKRYEAAGVDPSTTLLEFLRTHTPVRGPKLGCGEGGCGACVVLVSQYNSATDEVTEFSASSCLTLLRSIDRCSVTTSEGIGNTKDGYHAVQQRLSGFHASQCGFCTPGICMSIFSALVKADKVASRPTPPTGFSKLTTSEAEKAVSGNLCRCTGYRPVVDACKSFAADVDLEDLGLNCFWRKGNEPATVSKLPGYNSGAVCTFPEFLKSEIMSSRENANGAAVAVSSDDWYHPESIEELHRLFDSNWFDENSVKIVASNTGSGVYKDQDLYDKYIDIKGIPELSVIISSSKGIELGSVVSISKAIEVLSDGNLVFRKIADHLSKVASPFVRNTATIGGNIIMAQRLSFESDIATVLLAAGTTVTIQVASKRLCLTLEDFLQQSPCDSRTLLMSIFIPNWDSDGITFETFRAAPRPFGNAVSYVNSAFLARTSADAASGENLMEDICLVFGAYGIDHAIRASKVEAFLKGKPVSSSVILKAVQLLKETVSPSEGTTHPEYRISLAVSFLFTFLSSLTKSVNEPAKVNVINGSYTNGTGDTSSGYSLKEHLKVDRNYLPIHSRQEMVFGDEYKPVGKPIKKVGAELQASGEAVYVDDIPVPKGCLYGAFIYSTRPHAHVKGINFKSSLASQKVITVITAKDIPRGGQNIGSSYPMLGEEALFADQVVEFAGQNIGVVIAETQWYAYMAAKQAVVEYSTENLQPPILTIEDAIQQNSYFQIPTFLSPKPVGDYDQGVSEADHTLSAEVKLESQYHFYMETQVALAIPDEDNCITIYSSAQFVEITQDLVARCLGIPFHNVRVITRRVGGGFGGKAMKAIHIACACAVAAFKLQRPVKMYLDRKTDMIIVGGRHPMKAKYSVGFKSDGRITALHLDLGLNAGTAPDLSAILPTNIISSFIKYNWGALAFNIKLCKTNVSSKTTMRAPGDVQGSFIAEAIIEHVASVLSVDTNTIRRKNLHDFKSLAVFYGESVGEASTYTLATMFDKLALSPDYQHRATMVEHFNNSNKWKKRGISCVPITFEVRLRAAPGKVSIMNDGSIAVEVGGVEIGQGLWTKVKQMTAFGLGQLCADGGECLLDKVRVIQVDTLSVIQGGFTGGSTTSENSCEAVRQSCLILVERLKPVKESLEAKGGTVEWSALIAEASMASANLSAHAYWNPDPTSSSYLNYGAGISEVEVDVLTGATTILRSDLVHDCGQSLNPAVDLGQVEGAFIQGVGFFTDEEYKTNADGMVIHDGTWTYKIPTVDTIPKQFNVELINSAPDKKRVLSSKASGEAPLLLASSVHCAMREAIRAARKEFSVCTGPANSAVTFQMDVPATMPVVKELCGLDVVERYLQSVSAGTSSATA; encoded by the exons ATGCAGCGGAGGCcagaggaggtggcggcggcgacggcgaaggcggcggcgacggtggtgcTGGCCGTGAACGGCAAGCGGTACGAGGCGGCCGGCGTGGACCCGTCGACGACGCTGCTGGAGTTCCTGCGCACCCACACGCCCGTCAGAGGCCCCAAGCTCGGCTGCGGCGAAG GTGGCTGCGGTGCGTGCGTGGTCCTCGTCTCCCAGTACAACTCGGCCACTGACGAGGTGACCGAGTTCTCAGCGAGCTCCTGCCTGACACTGCTCCGTAGCATTGACCGCTGCTCGGTGACCACGAGCGAGGGCATTGGCAACACCAAGGATGGTTACCACGCAGTGCAGCAGCGTCTCTCGGGCTTCCACGCCTCCCAGTGCGGCTTCTGCACGCCGGGCATCTGTATGTCTATCTTCTCCGCGCTGGTCAAGGCCGACAAGGTGGCCAGCCGTCCTACCCCACCCACGGGCTTCTCCAAGCTCACCACCTCGGAGGCTGAAAAGGCCGTGTCTGGCAACCTGTGCCGGTGCACCGGATACAGGCCCGTCGTCGACGCCTGCAAGAGCTTCGCGGCAGACGTGGACCTTGAGGATCTGGGTCTCAACTGCTTCTGGAGGAAGGGCAATGAACCTGCTACTGTCAGCAAACTACCTGGCTACAATAGTGGCGCAGTCTGCACCTTCCCGGAGTTCCTCAAGTCTGAGATCATGTCCTCCAGGGAGAATGCAAATGGTGCTGCAGTGGCAGTCTCCAGTGACGACTGGTACCACCCTGAAAGCATTGAAGAGCTCCACAGGTTGTTTGATTCCAACTGGTTTGATGAAAATTCTGTGAAGATTGTAGCTTCAAACACTGGGTCTGGAGTGTACAAGGATCAGGACCTCTATGACAAGTACATCGACATTAAAGGAATCCCAGAGCTATCAGTCATCATCAGCAGCAGCAAGGGAATTGAGCTTGGATCAGTTGTGTCCATCTCTAAAGCGATTGAGGTGTTGTCAGATGGAAATCTGGTCTTCAGAAAAATTGCCGATCACCTAAGCAAAGTGGCTTCACCATTTGTTCGGAACACAGCAACCATAGGTGGCAACATAATCATGGCACAGAGGTTGTCATTTGAGTCAGACATAGCAACTGTACTACTAGCTGCAGGTACAACAGTCACAATCCAGGTGGCTTCCAAAAGGCTGTGCCTTACTTTGGAGGACTTCTTGCAGCAGTCTCCATGTGATTCTAGGACCCTGCTGATGAGCATATTTATCCCAAATTGGGATTCAGATGGCATCACCTTTGAGACATTCCGAGCAGCGCCTCGGCCATTTGGCAATGCCGTCTCATATGTCAATTCTGCTTTCTTGGCAAGGACttcagctgatgcagcttcagGGGAGAATCTCATGGAGGATATATGCTTGGTGTTCGGCGCTTATGGAATTGATCATGCCATCAGAGCTAGCAAGGTAGAGGCTTTTCTGAAGGGTAAACCGGTGAGCTCTTCTGTTATACTTAAAGCAGTTCAGTTGCTTAAAGAGACTGTTTCACCATCAGAAGGCACAACACATCCTGAGTATAGGATCAGTTTGGCTGTCAGTTTCTTGTTCACCTTCTTATCTTCCTTAACCAAAAGCGTGAATGAACCAGCAAAGGTTAACGTCATCAATGGATCATATACTAATGGAACTGGAGATACTAGCAGTGGGTACTCACTGAAGGAGCATCTTAAGGTTGATAGAAATTATTTGCCAATACACTCAAGACAAGAAATGGTTTTCGGTGATGAATACAAGCCAGTCGGCAAGCCGATCAAGAAAGTCGGGGCAGAGCTCCAAGCTTCTG GGGAGGCTGTGTACGTCGATGATATCCCTGTTCCCAAGGGTTGCCTGTATGGAGCATTTATCTACAGCACACGCCCTCATGCTCATGTGAAGGGCATCAACTTCAAATCATCTTTGGCTTCACAAAAGGTCATCACAGTCATCACTGCAAAGGATATTCCCAGAGGCGGACAAAATATTGGATCCAGTTACCCGATGCTGGGAGAAGAAGCACTTTTTGCAGATCAAGTTGTTGAATTTGCTGGTCAAAATATTGGCGTCGTG ATTGCTGAAACACAGTGGTATGCTTATATGGCTGCAAAGCAAGCTGTTGTTGAGTATAGCACAGAAAATTTGCAGCCACCAATTCTGACTATAGAAGATGCCATCCAACAGAACAGCTACTTCCAGATTCCCACATTTTTATCTCCTAAGCCAGTTGGTGATTACGACCAAGGGGTTTCTGAGGCTGATCACACTTTGTCAGCAGAG GTAAAGCTTGAATCCCAGTACCATTTTTACATGGAGACACAAGTGGCACTAGCTATTCCTGATGAAGACAACTGCATAACCATCTATTCCTCGGCGCAATTTGTTGAGATCACACAAGATTTAGTTGCAAGGTGCCTTGGCATTCCATTTCACAATGTCCGTGTGATCACCAGAAGAGTAGGCGGAGGCTTTGGTGGAAAAGCAATGAAAGCAATACAC ATTGCATGTGCATGTGCCGTTGCCGCATTCAAGCTACAGCGTCCAGTTAAGATGTACCTTGATCGCAAGACGGACATGATAATAGTAGGTGGGCGACACCCTATGAAAGCGAAGTACTCTGTTGGGTTCAAATCAGATGGCAGGATCACAGCCCTACACCTAGACCTTGGTCTCAATGCTGGAACAGCACCGGATCTTAGTGCAATATTGCCAACTAATATCATAAGCAGTTTCATAAAGTACAACTGGGGGGCTCTTGCATTTAACATCAAGCTCTGCAAGACGAATGTCTCGTCAAAGACAACAATGCGGGCTCCTGGAGATGTGCAGGGATCATTTATTGCAGAAGCCATCATTGAGCATGTTGCATCGGTGCTCTCAGTTGATACTAACACCATTAGGAGGAAGAACCTTCATGACTTCAAGAGCCTTGCAGTGTTCTACGGAGAAAGTGTGGGTGAAGCTTCCACATACACCCTGGCCACCATGTTTGATAAGCTGGCCTTGTCTCCAGACTATCAGCACAGAGCTACAATGGTTGAGCACTTCAATAACAGCAACAAGTGGAAGAAACGTGGCATTTCTTGTGTACCTATCACATTTGAGGTGCGGCTTCGGGCTGCTCCAGGCAAGGTGTCTATCATGAATGACGGTTCAATTGCTGTTGAGGTTGGAGGGGTTGAGATAGGCCAGGGCTTGTGGACGAAAGTGAAGCAGATGACAGCATTCGGGCTGGGACAGCTGTGCGCTGATGGTGGGGAATGCCTCCTTGACAAGGTGCGGGTTATCCAGGTCGACACGTTGAGCGTGATCCAGGGAGGGTTCACCGGTGGGAGCACCACTTCTGAAAATAGTTGCGAAGCAGTTCGGCAATCGTGCCTTATACTTGTTGAAAGGCTGAAGCCTGTAAAGGAGAGTTTGGAGGCTAAGGGTGGCACAGTGGAGTGGAGTGCCTTGATTGCTGAG GCAAGTATGGCAAGTGCGAACTTATCGGCGCATGCATACTGGAACCCTGATCCAACTTCCAGTAGTTACTTGAACTATGGAGCTGGCATTAGTGAG GTGGAAGTTGATGTACTGACAGGAGCAACCACGATCCTACGGAGCGACCTTGTTCATGACTGCGGTCAGAGCCTGAACCCTGCAGTAGACCTGGGCCAG GTGGAAGGCGCATTCATCCAAGGAGTGGGCTTCTTCACAGATGAGGAGTACAAGACGAACGCCGATGGCATGGTCATCCATGACGGCACATGGACGTACAAGATCCCCACGGTCGACACCATCCCGAAGCAGTTCAACGTCGAGCTGATCAACAGCGCCCCCGACAAGAAGCGTGTCCTTTCATCCAAAG CGTCAGGCGAGGCACCGCTTCTTCTCGCGTCCTCGGTGCACTGTGCGATGAGGGAGGCCATCAGGGCCGCCAGGAAGGAGTTCTCTGTCTGCACTGGGCCCGCGAACTCCGCCGTGACGTTCCAGATGGACGTGCCGGCGACGATGCCCGTCGTCAAGGAGCTCTGCGGCCTCGACGTCGTGGAGCGTTACCTCCAGAGCGTGTCAGCCGGCACATCCAGCGCAACTGCATAG